The sequence below is a genomic window from Scatophagus argus isolate fScaArg1 chromosome 8, fScaArg1.pri, whole genome shotgun sequence.
ttttttttatacatcatgagtactaaaataaaattaggTAGTGTGGCCCCAACGTAGCGTAAAGTAAcaatggggagggggggggtttCATTGTGAAGTGCTAACTATAAATGTTCCCTTTCCTTTGGCTTCTCATGGTCCTTTTGTGCAGTtacataaaataagaaaaatcatAAACAGACTGTTTCACAAATTTTGTGATCTCACTCTACTGTACAGAAAGAATTAAGAGCTAgattaataacaaaaataacaaaatgataaatacaaaaaaaaaaaaaaaatccccaagaAGAGAGTGTTTGGTTATGTAGATGAAGCAGTTGCTTTTGGACACATTTGGAATACAAAGTCACGCAGGCTGTGAGTGAGGCGGCCTTGCAGCGGAGAACTTGGACCTTGTAGTCAGAGAGAAGGCACACGATCAAAATGAAGGTTTGGCCTCTCCGGGCTGCCGTTGATTTCATCTTGGTTCATCTCTGGGCTGTGGCCGTGTTCGTCTGTGCTCTCCGGAGATTCATAGGGATAATTCTCACAtatctcctcatcctcctgctcctctttaatgctgttttcatgGACAtgcagaaaaaccaaaaaagtaaTCAGGACTTGTGATCACATAATCTCATTAAATCAGAGCTGAGTCAAACGTACTTAAGAGATCAGTGAACTGGATCTGAGACTTACAAAGCTTGTGGAGGGGACTGTGTTGCACTGCTGTCACTTTGGTATCCAGACCCATTAGCAAGGGCTCCATTCATCTGCTCCTGGAGAATATGAGGCAGGGAGTGCAATGGGATGCTGCCAATAGAGGCAGAGTTGTGAAAAGAGCCGCTGCCGTCTAGACCGCCACTCTGAGAAACAGAACATACTCAGCTCTTCTTTTCACAATACGACAGTTTAAAGCGTCAAATGCATCATCTTCACATTACGTTACatcactgcatcactgtgtcCTGTTTAACTTTTATGTGAAACTTTGTCCTGCTTAACGTATGAATTCTTGGTTTACGGCCAAAAGCGTGTAGAGACCTCTGAACTTTGACCACGAAAATCTAATCAGTACATCActgagtccaagtggacatttgtgccaaatcTGTCTTCTCGAGATAACATGTTCACAAcaatggcagacagacaagcgTACCAACAAAAAGATggacaacccaaaaacataacGTCTCTGTCTGGCATGGGGACATTGAGTGTGAAATATCAGAAGTCTCTTACCTGAGGAGCAGACCCAGCTAAGCTCTGACGGTTCTGTGAGCTCTTCAGCAGAGATCTGTCAGTGCAGAGATGCAACAAAAGGTTATCTTTAATTTACTGTCAACACCTGAAGGAGCTGAGATAAGCATCATACTTTATGGCTTGGATTATACTCAGAACAATACTGGTGCACTTGCAATTAACACTAGCTTAACAACCATAATCATTCACTCTGTGACACTCAGTATTTGAGTTTAGAGCGTGGTGCCTTTTTTAAGCCTCTCTAAtaacaaaagagcaaaagtgTAAGTAATGAACTGAACAGTGTGTTTATCAGCTCTAACCATGCAACAATGGGGCAACTGAAGCCAAACTCATTATCTGAGATAgcattacatttgaaaaaaacacattcgtcagtgtttttctcttctaCTCCTAAAAGTGGAACATACAGAAAATCCAAACAATAAAGTATAAATCTAATCTCCATCTTTCCTGTAAAAGCATAAAACCTAAGCAGCCAAACTGGGTTGTGTTAGAGTAAAATACCAGTCTGGGACTATGAGGCTCTACAGTGCATAAGAAAGCCGTTTCTTTATTTCCAAATCTTCTACATGGATCATCAACTAGTGAATATGCGTACGTAAAACCCTTTTTACACGGTTCTCATTTTACACCAGGTCAGctgcaaacattaaaaaagctGAGAGAATGTATTTTAACCAACTCATGGAACTAACATTTGCTTAATTAGTCGGTAAAAAATCTGCCAGTGACAGCCGTTTCAGCTGAGAAAACCATCAGTTGccaggaaagaaaagcaacccTGCTactctcttcctctgccaccGTTATGATCTTAAACTGTACATCTGCTGTGCCACAATGAGAAACTTGAGCATGGCTGAGTCAACAGTCTAATGCCCTCAAACTGCTGGTACTAAGAGTACTGCCAACATAAACACTGCGCTTCCAGgtctgtttgtttaataaaatacaCACCAGTTAAGAGTTTGAGTCATTGAGGCCAAGACATGACAAACCAGATGGCATTTCTGACCACCTGCTGACAGTGGTGGTTCAGAGGGATCGAGGCTGGAAACCTGCAACGGATGTGGCGCTTCGCTTTGTTCGCAAAGACATCCATTTGCTTGTGTGAACATGTCAAATTTGATTTACCTCGCAGCATACTTAGGCTTAGAAACTCCTCAGAAAAGTTGCTTACAGTAAATACTGATTAGGTGGAGCTAGACGGTCAAAAATGTCAGGCGTCTTCTGACTTCATGGCCAAGGAACACCTACCCATTACCCGCAGTCTTCTGGGGCCTTCTTCTGTGGAACTCAATCTCATCTACTGTCCACACAGCTCCCTTTACGTTTTCCAAACGTACAAAGCATTTATGGAGGCTGAGATTATGTCTGACGGCATTCTGAAAAAGATAAGAATTGAGAGAATAAAATGTGAATGCAACTAAATGTCGCCTTACACTTTATCTGCATCATATATAATTATCCAAAGAGTTCATACCTTCCAAGTAGCTGCATTGCGTCTGAAATATGCAAAGTTTCTTGTGAACCAGTTGTAGATTTCATTTAACGTCAGCTGATTGCGAGGTGATTCAAATATCGCCTGAAAGAGACCGAGGCGCGTAAGAGATAATGGAAAATAAACGATGCTTCATTTTGAATTGAAGGCCACTGGTGTCATGCAAATGTGCAACTCCTTATTTCCAACACTATTTTCAATATTTCTGTGGCTGTGTAGGATGAGCGAAGCACACATTACCTGTCTTATGAGAGAAGCATACGTAAACGGAGGTCTAACTTCAGTGCTCAGGTAGAACTCCTTGTTATCAACTATGTCTGTGGAAAGACATTAACAGGTAATATTTCTACATAAACACGTACAGAACAGGAACAAAGCCCTTCTCTGAATCCTGCGAAATTACGTTCATCTTAGCAGTTTCAATTAAAAAGCAGGAATTAAAAAAAGCTTCCTATTAATGATAATATAATCGTTCTGTTACCTTGGCTCACAGAGCGGCTGTATCGCCTCCGTACAGGGGTTCCAGTGAACATGCTACTGGGAGTGAGGACTGAAGGGGATTCAGAGAGCGGCGTTAGGGGTGTGGATGGTGCTGTGGCACTCTGAGACACGCTCATAGGAGGAGGGCCTTTGGGCAGTGTTGCTTGGGAGAAGGATACATTAGACATCAGATTGACCTGAAAAAACAGAGCGGTTAAGTCAGGAAAACGTCAGTGTAGCTACAAgcaaacaatatttattttaattgaagGAAGGAGTCATAGCAGGCACTTACAGGCTGTGCGGCGGGTTTTGGTTCAGAGGACTTGAGATGAGCCATCATAGCTTGCAGTCGTTCCTTGTCCTTTTTCAGCTGTGTTAGATGAGAGGGCCCGAAATAGAAGTTGAGATTTTGTGAATTCACAACTTGGGTTGAATGACGAAAATGACATTCAGTGTGGGAATTAGTTATTTTCTGGTATcctgaaaagtgtttttatttaaagacatCACTTCTGCTTCTGCACCTGGTGTGAAAACCACACCACCACTGCTGACACTGAACTGGCATCCACTGTCACTAAATATACTGAAAGATCTTCCTTTTCTTGTTCAGTACTTTAATTAATAGGATTATCTACCATGTACCACATAAAACGCTTTgtttcaagaaaacaaatgaaatgcgTACCTGCAGCTCCAACTGCTGAACCACTTGCATCTGAACACGACACTGCGCTGTACTCTTGTCATCCAGCGTATGCTCACTGTTCAAATGtctaaagacaaacaaaatcaaaatcacgACATTACTTTCAGACATACTTTGTGCAAGCTGAGAGTTGTGGTAGAGCAGCAAAATGATCCTCAGGAGTAATTTAATTTCAACAGCGTGTACAAAATACAGAACATAcacatatttcttttctgtatgCATTTCTTGTATCTGTTCCACTGCAAACCACATTATGCCACCTTTATGGATTATGCAAAGTTTCTCCACTCACTTGAGAAATGCCTGAAAGTCTCCAAAGACAGTCTCGCAGCCTGGCCATTTACACATCCCATTTCCATACAGCGGatggctgctctgtgtgtgttcatccagCGACCCactgtaacaaacacaaaaaagtcaTCCATTAATGACACACCTCAGAGTCCACATACTGGGACTTACTCAAGCACAATACAAGCTGAACATATAGGAACTAACAGGACAGCATAACTTCCTACAacacctttcttttctcttcagaaGAGTGTGATGACCATTGGTGGTAGAATGTTGACTGGAAGACTCCCTGGCGTCTCCACCGGCGGAAAGGATGCTACCATTCTCACAACCTGAAGCGACATATACATTGTTGTGTTATGGTACAGCGAGGTTCCATCACATTTGCACAAATCAGTTTGTAATTAACTTTAGATCCTAATTTTCAAAATCTCAGTGTATGCTGagctgccagtttattaggt
It includes:
- the LOC124062767 gene encoding forkhead box protein P1-B-like, translating into MHESGSEPTSHTIPASQTENGNNTENESRLRGGQTPPPEAPRVPVSLPVMTPPAEAPQQLQQTPQQQIPSPQQLQALLQQQKALMLHQQQIQEVFKNQQEQLNMQLLQQKNAGIVSQELTAQQIAIQQQLLQVQQQHLLNLQRQGLLSVLPTSPITAPGCENGSILSAGGDARESSSQHSTTNGHHTLLKRKESGSLDEHTQSSHPLYGNGMCKWPGCETVFGDFQAFLKHLNSEHTLDDKSTAQCRVQMQVVQQLELQLKKDKERLQAMMAHLKSSEPKPAAQPVNLMSNVSFSQATLPKGPPPMSVSQSATAPSTPLTPLSESPSVLTPSSMFTGTPVRRRYSRSVSQDIVDNKEFYLSTEVRPPFTYASLIRQAIFESPRNQLTLNEIYNWFTRNFAYFRRNAATWKNAVRHNLSLHKCFVRLENVKGAVWTVDEIEFHRRRPQKTAGNGSLLKSSQNRQSLAGSAPQSGGLDGSGSFHNSASIGSIPLHSLPHILQEQMNGALANGSGYQSDSSATQSPPQAFIKEEQEDEEICENYPYESPESTDEHGHSPEMNQDEINGSPERPNLHFDRVPSL